Below is a genomic region from Rhododendron vialii isolate Sample 1 chromosome 5a, ASM3025357v1.
ACCCCGAACGGTTATTGATGGCGCGCTGGGTCCGCTCCGGCCACTGAACGATTGGgtttacgcgagaatcaatggcatccgatgtgtgtagatgCTCGATACAAACGGCATCCgatggggtgtttggatgaagcacctacaTATATcagatgccgtttattctcacGATGGCCcacggggtttttttttatagaatttttggacggttcggatcagTTGTCCGGTAGCCGGAGTGGGCCCAGTGCGCCATCGGTAACCGTTTGGGGTCCCTTTCGGTCGGTGTCCTTAGCATCACTCTTTTGATTACGCACCATTGTGAGACTTTACAATGTTAATATTAACAACttcttaaatgaataacaaaaaaatgaagtgacaaattttaattatctaattttgattatgccagtGGAGATAATATTTAACAGATGAGGCATGaggaaggaatttttttatttatttttatctccgGGAGTACTTTTGGAGAAATTTCCGCGTTTTTTGGGATTTCTCCTATtacaagtaaatttttttttttggacccgTCTTATTCCAATATGTGAAAAacgatttctttttccttgagGAGTACTAGTATTTGTTGGGTAGTGATTTTGTCACacccttttttgataatgtcacacactgtaagtgtattttttggtacaaaaatatatttgcaaggtgtgacattatcaaaaaatggtatggcaaaattattttcctatttgTTTGGGGGAAATGCCAAAAGCTCACGTTTTCCGGACTTTTTCCATTCCAATTTCCGACCAGAGAAAGTCAGCACGGATAACTTCTCCTAAGGTACCGAAGGGAATTGTACATACAATGTGCAGAAGGCGTGAGGGACCCAATTTTGGATTTCACACAAAAGATCCGAATGGTtcattaatttcaaaataatcTTTTGGGTATCCTTGCCAAAAATCAGGTTAATTAGATATATGCAAGATTGATTCTGAATTTAGGATCTTAAAACTCTTGAgtaaaaacttgaaagaatgGGTAAACCTTTTACACATATTCAATTGAGGTGATTATTTGCAAACTACTTAAacaattatttaaaaattaatgaacagTTTAGATCTTTCGTGTGAAATTCTAAATTGGGTTCCACACGCCGTCAGTACATTGTATGTACGATTTGCGTCGGTACCTATATTGtgggacttaaaaaaaaaaaaaaaatcggagaAAGTCAGCAGAGGCGTGTGGGGACTGGGTTCAGAACGTGGTCAAATCTTTCGCACCAAATCCCCATCCCCCCACCAAATCCCTCCTCCTACTACTAGTTTCCTACTTTCCTCCTCTTCCGTCAAAATTGTCAAATCTTTCCCACCAAATCTCTATCCCCCACCAATTCCCTCCTACTATTACTAGTTTCCTCCTCTTCAATCAAATCTTTCGCACCAAATCCTCCCAACTCCACCAACCCCAACTTCAacccaatcctctctctctctctctctctctctctctctctctcctcctgcTCCGAAAACCTTCGCCCATTCTAGGGTTTCGAAGCTCGCTCTCATCCGCCCATTCTCGCCCTCGAATGGCGGCCTCGAGCGGCTTCACGATCTCTTTTGCCACGAAGATGGAGTCCAACTGCCTCCCCCATGCCCATCGCACTCTCTCTTCTTCGGTCGCCCATCTGCCTCCTTCGCCCGTTCGAGTCTTCAACAACAACCCGCTGAGGATCAAGACGGCGTCGTCCGACAGGGGATCCGCGTTTGTCCCCAGACGCGATGCGTTTGCTTCCAACGCTTTGGTTCGTGGGGATGAGGTGGGTATGAAGCCTATGAATTTCGCAGCTCTCGACATGCTCAAGACGTCTGCCGCCGACAGTGAGTCATATTCTTTGATTTCTGTTACTGTTTTTGTAGAAGTTATTTAattccgatttttttttcttttgtcccCTTTAAACTATCCACATTTTTTTCTACTCCCTCCTTAAACTATGTAAACAACAATTTTGTCCCCTCGACTTTCTGTCTTGCAATCTATTTTGTCCAAAATTGGACGAAATTTTACCTAGGAATTGTAGAAAATTTTTACACTTTAATTCCTTAGTTTTATCCTTTTCTGCATTGCATCTCTGTGCTCCGGGGCGGACAGAATGGGGTGCCGGGATGCCTAGGCCCTTGCACAACTCTAAATATTCTctgttatttttttagtttttcaggTTAATTTAGAAGAATTCTATGAGATTGGCCAGTGTGTGGAAAAAACCCCTGTAATTCTCATATAAGTAACAAATATTTTGGCCACTTGTGTAAAATAAAAGTACTGCTCTACGTATATACACACAAACTTAGTCCTACTAAGTAGCAATGTGTAAATCTATTAAATAGTTTTTGTTATAACTACAGAAATACACGTGGTTCTAGTCCCCGCGAAGTACCAATTTTGTGTTTGCTACTCTAAGACATATGTTCTGCTAATTGTTTGGATCACGATGTTGAGATCACGAGTAAAGCGTACCTAGGCGCACTACAAGAACCCTTGTCCCCATTATTGTGGATCCAGTCCATACGGGTCCTCTTCAGACTTTAAATGCTCCTGCTAGTGGACGGTGAAAGTGATCTCTCAGGGATTAGTTGAGTTGCACGTAAGTTGGTCCAGATACGGGAACCCAACGATGCTACGCCTGCGCGTAAGTTGTGAGTTCACCACCTAAATTCTTCCTTTTGACAAAACAGCCCGATGCAGAAGTCTTGGTCCTTACTCCTTAAAGAAATCTGACCATACGAAGAACAAATGAAAGAATCCAATTACTAATCCAGCATCCTGTCCTCAAATCATTTTTCTACTagaaataagccaaaaaaagCTTGATCGTTCTTTCTTGGAGCATAAATCACGCAGAAGTGTCTGAATGTAAGACTTAGGATTCGGCATTTGTCCTCAAAGACTTCCTATTCTTGCACTATTTTACAATTTCTAGGCATCAAGGTTCATTGTTTTTCACTAGATCGAACAAAATGTGCTACAAACTTATTTATCGAGCTCATAAAACGGAGAGCAGACCTACATTTGCTCCTATGAATTCTCGGTCACTTACTTCTGCAAATCAGAGATAGTCCTTTCACGACCTTCAGTTTTACACGTCAAATATGTCATTTTGATGTGAATTATGAGGGTCTTATGTAGAATTCGAACCACCATTTTGTTGTGAATTATGAAGGAATGAATACCAAGTTTTGTTTGATACTAGCTTAAACGAAACCTGGTGTTCATGCCTTCTCGGACTCAGTGATTGATTTGCCACTATCGCAGGATTTGAACATTTCAGAAGTACTTGTGTTCCCTGGGTTTCGAGCTGTTACCACTAACACCAATGCTGACCAAAGAAAAGTAACAagatttgaaacaaaaaaagggaaaaaaggatAGGAATTCTTTTTTGCTTGAATGTAGACTTCTAAAATTGCATATTTCTTTAACTACAAAGTTACATTGTGTATCAAATTTCCCTTTTCAGTTGTAGGATCACTCACGCCTAAGTGAATCCACATGGTAATAATCTGGGAGGCTGATTGTTAAATTCTATCGTTGTTGTTTTCGCAGGATATACAAAGGATAGGAGCTGTATTGTGGTCATAGGACTCAATGTTCACACAGCACCAGTCGAGATGCGAGAAAAACTTTCCATTCCCGAAGCACAATGGCCCCAAGCAATCAGTGAGCTTTGTGCTCTGAACCATATAGATGAAGCTGCTGTTCTTAGTACTTGTAACAGAATAGAGATATATGTCGTGGCTCTGTCTCAGCAGCGTGGGGTTAAAGAAGTAACCGATTGGATGTCAAAGGTACTCACCGcttctaaaaaaagaaacagaacaaGTGAAAAGGAGCAAAAAGTAAATAGCAACCCAAAACAACAAATGAAGTGATTTCCCATGTATCTTATATGGGGATTGGGAGCGCTTTTGATTTTAGTTGTTCTTTATGGTGATGAACCATGGTATGCAAACAAAACTTTGGCATCTTAGGTGTATAGGATTAGGCATATGGATTGCCAAAATGGAGTTGGTCCATGGTTTGAGAAGCAAAATTGTGACTACAGGGTGGTAGGAGTTAAGACTTGCCTAGCTCTTTAGCATTGCTCTTCGCAGTATCCAGGATGTtgttttgtatttctttttatttcttttcgtCCACGATGGGTGGAAGACCATACATACAGAGGTAAATTAGTGTTAAGAATATCATACACTTGATGCCTTTTCgataaaattttattacttacgaaaaaaagaaagaaaaagaatatcaACACCAGAAGGGATGCACTAGGTGTAAACCATGCATCTCCATTATTTGCAATTAGAGCTGAACTAGGGTATCCATGCTTGATACTCAATATTTTACCTTTGTACCACACAACTAGATTATTTGTCTGTATGCAAACTCATTTGCATTCATTAAGTGAAAATATTGAAGTGACAATAATTTTTTCTATTGACCATATAGATGAAGCTGCTGTTCTTAGTACTTGTAACAGAATAGAGATATATGTCGTGGCTCTGTCTCAGCAGCGTGGGGTTAAAGAAGTAACTGAAAGAGAAAAGGAGCAAAAAGTAAATAGCAACCCAaaacaacaaatgaaatcatatGGGGATTGGGAGCGCTTTTGATTTGAGTTGTTCTTTATGTGGATGAACCCTGGTACGCAAACAAAACTTTGGCATCTTAGGTGCATAGTTTATCCATCTTGACACTCAATATTTTACCTTTGTACCACACAAATAGATTATTTGTCTGTATGCAAACTCATTCGCATACATTAAGTGAAAATATGGAAGTGACAATAATTTTTTCTATTGGCAGGTAAGTGGGGTTCCTGTTTCAGAGCTTTGTCAGCACCAGTTTCTACTGTATAACAAAGATGCAACAAACCACCTGTTTGAAGTATCTGCCGGCCTTGATTCTGTTGTTCTTGGAGAAGGGCAGATTCTCGCACAAGTAAAACAAGTTGTAAAATCCGGACAGGGAGTCCCAGGCTTTGGTAGGAAAGTCAGTGGGTTATTCAAGCATGCAATCACAGTAGGAAAGAGGGTTAGATCTGAAACTAATATATCCACAGGTTCAGTTTCAGTTAGTTCAGCTGCCGTAGACCTCGCTCTAATGAAGCTTCTGGAATCATCTTATGCTAATGTTAGAGTGTTGGTTGTTGGAGCTGGCAAAATGGGTAAACTTGTGATTAAACACTTAGTTGCCAGAGGGTGCACAAAAATGGTGGTTGTCAACAGAGCGGAGGACAAGGTTGCTGCCATTTGTCAGAATATTAAGGATGTTCAAATTACATATAAACCACTCTCGGAAATGTCTGCTTGTGCTGCGGAAGCTGATGTTGTTTTCACCAGCACCGCTTCAGAAACACCATTGTTCTTGAAAGAACAAGTTCAGACATTCCCACCTGTGAGTGATCAAATGGGAGGGAAGAGGCTATTCATTGATATATCCGTTCCTAGAAATGTGGAATCATGTGTTTCAGATCTTGAAACTGCATGCGTTTTCAATGTGGATGATCTCAAGGAAGTTGTGGAAGCTAACAAGGAGGATCGATTGAGGAAATCAATGGAAGCACAGGGAATTATCAAGGAGGAAGTGAAGCAGTTTGAGGCTTGGAAGGATTCTCTTGAGACTGTTCCGACAATCAAGAAGCTTCGGGCGTATGCGGAAAGAATTAGGGCCTCTGAGGTGGACAAGTGTTTGTCGAGGATGGGCGATGGCATCACCAAGGAGGAAAAGAGTGCTATTTATGATCTTAGTATGAGTATTGTGAATAAGCTCCTTCATGGTCCAATGCAGCACTTGAGATGTGATGGAAATGACAACCAGTCACTGAACGAGATACTTGCGAACATGCATGCTCTTAACAGAATATTTGGTCTTGACACGGATATGTCTGAATTGGAACAGAAGATTCGAGCCAAAATGGAACAGACACAAAAGTAAGCAAGCTGATGATAATCTCATTTGCGCTTGGCTTACACTACTAACCCAAATTTGAAGAAAGATGGGTGTTTGTTGCCATTTTCCCCTCTTCATTCATCAGCCGGAACTGTTGTTTCTTTTTGGGGTCCCCATAATTGTGATTCGGGACTATTACACATTTATACTGTTTAGGGAGTATACTAATTGTTACCCGGCATGTTAGTACTGCAGGTGAATTTCATAAGGTGAAGTTCACacggttggagagagagagagagagagagagagtaaaagaaatttttatagGTACGCTTGGTTTGTGCTCCAAGCATTTTGTTGCTGTAGTTGATGAATGAATGACTCATGTCATTGCTGAGCTATTTTTACTTGTATTTAACCAATTCATTAATAAatgatttttatttgtttgattcaGACATCAGCAGTGTTATTTTGTGCCATATTCTTCCCTTTTATATCTGTTGTCTTCTTGTCAATTTTGTCGGGATCACCTGACTTAGGTGTTCGGACAGtggcttattttgtctttattcaaatttttttcgtatcacttggcttattgtcatttttttggagattattgtatcctcacgacaagaggaatctcaaaagtaaatttttttgacagaaatctatttttttttgaataaagacgaaaataaatcaataagccaattttttcgtctttattaaaaaaaattgaattttggtcaaaaaattttactttttagattcctcttgtcatgaggatgtaataatctccaaaaaattgatgataagccaagtgatacataaaaaattgaataaggacaaaaaataagccactatggcttatttgtccgaacggtcATGCCATGACAAGCAACACTGTATAAAGGCTAGAGAAAAGGGCTAACCatagcataaaaaaaatacacagcataatattttgatttgtttactaagctaatgatatccgatcgactTGACTTTTTAGGGAAATTATGAGACACGTCGGCCCTACAAagtgaacggttcagatcgttTTTTTGAGCTCGGAACGCGGTCTGAatgaatgataaaaaaaaagttgtattgTTTTGGTACCAAATTCTGTTGACATTTGAATGAAATGGAGCACGACTGCATTTATCTAACTTCTACTACTCTCTCTTATTAACTTCAAGTGTTTGACATAACAGTATTGGGTAATGCATTAAAATGAGAGAAGACAAATCCTAGTTGAGAGTTCTAAATTTCAAGCTGCCACAGGCTCTGCTAATAAGGAGAGAAGAAATTGTAGTATGTCTACTTTTTTAGACAAAAAATTGGTTGTAAGAGCGTCTCCAAGAGGCTCCTTACTTCTCCATTTTCATCTCTTAGACGAGGCAAATCATCCAAAACCCTTGGCTGACAGCCTCATCTCTCAGCCAACTGCTACAGTACCACGCCAGCCCTGCCGAGGTACtgtagcctctctctctctctctctctctctctctctctctccaatctagGTTTTCAGTGCTCCAGATGAACAATTCGATTTGGGTTTTTAGTGCTCCAAacgaaaaaaatcaatttgggttTTCTGAGTTTTCTAATTTGGCGGCTGGGTTTTTCGTTCACAAGTTTTTCGTTCTGAGTTTTCAGTTCTAGTTTCTGATTAGAAGCTGGGAGTATGGTTGAAGTTTTGGCAGTGGTTGAATAGAAAtgtacaataattttttttatctgataTGGAAGTGTGAAATTGATtgtgattttgaattttttttttttaaagaattttggGATTTGAGTAGGCATTTTGCTTAGGTTGTTGGGAGAGGGGTGTATTTTGTGACTAATCAAAATAGAATTTCGGTGTTTTGAGTAGTCAATTTGCTGAGAATGCCATTGAgactgttggagatgctctaaggacTAAGGAGTATTGagtactagcgaatgcccgtgcctgaaggcacggctcaaaCGATCAGCACATGCAAATAAATTATGAACTCACATGCAATATATCAACTCCTATTCAACGAATCcaactatgcaaaaaacaaTAACCTAAGCATATACATTGACATGTTTAACTTAAATcagcaaataaagaacaaataattttctaatcCCTTTTGCTAAAACTTTAGTATTTCTGTTTAagaatagaagaagaaaaataaaaattggtcaaCCATATAAATCATCCACCCATTAGAGTAACACAAcataaaaaactaacaaacatacCTATAACATCAACATAGAGAACTAACCAATTGTACTCCACAGTATAGTTGAATCCATAAGTTGTAGATGCCCAACTGCATAATaatagttatattttttttaataaacaaCTACATTCAACTATGAAGCTTTGTCTATCTTCAAAACTCCTACAAAGCTGTTTTCAACGGTAAAATAACTCCAGCCTTCCATCCGTGAAATTTCATCCTATCAGAGTCAAACCAAAGCTTTGTAAGAAAGCTACAGACATATTAGCTTCCAACGCAAATAGCATCTTATTAGAGCAGATAGTACacccaattttaaaaaaatagaagtggAAGCATACCCTCGAAAAGTATTCAAGGCCAGACCTCTACCACTTAATCATGCCTGGAAGtgattcaaataaaattatgaGAGAACTCGAATTAACATGAATTCCTAGAACTTGAAATCAAATCTCACCATCAAAAGAGTATTCGGTTCACACCTAAAAGAAATAGACACAGAGGCACATTGATTTAACCAAGAACATGTAAACTTTTGAAGCTGAATTTTATCCTTCTATATTTTCAAGACACAAAACTCTAAAGCAAAATTTTTCTCAAATTGTGCCCAAAAGAGAGTAGAGAATAGAATCATTTATCGAGTCGTACTCAAAGCTAAAACAATAAAGTAATGATCGATGCCATATAAAAGTCAATATAGCACTTGATTTCAATGGCGTCCATAGCTTTCCCATTCACAACTTTGGGAATTATGTTCGATGGTGTCCATAGATTTTTCAATTCTTCATCAGTTGATTTCATAATAATTTCTATACTTTTTGGGAAATAAggtcaaattctattttattttttatttttaaatttttagacAAATAGATATATTTAAGAGGAAAACCAATGGTAATAGCGTATAGGTAAAAGAAACCAAAGCAAACTATCAAAAATTAGAAGTAAAATTCACATCTACCTCTCAAACAAATTAACTGAATGACTTACCTATTCAGTGGTGTCCACAAcatttctttctccatttcctACTACCTGTGTATCGGTTATAGACTCAATAAATGCCACATCTTCTCAACTTTTGTTCCTTTTCCACAGGGTCATAAAAACAGGAGACGATATAATGAGATTTTAGGAGAGGTACCTGCAACCGAACAATGAGAAATTTGGACATTGAAAACTACTTTTCCCTAATTAATGCTCCACCAATTCCTTAAGGATctaaaaaagataaaacaaaatgaaGTTTAAAGGAACCATGTATATATCttgttgtttgtgtgtgtttcaaGGATCTTATACATACAGTCAAACTTCCATGAGAAAAATGGTGTGCACTCCCCTTTAATCATGCGAAATGGTGacaaaaagaaatatttcaGTTTCTGACAAATACTTGGATGCCCCACCTGTTGTTACCACTTACCCGTTGTTGCTATAAAACACAGAGTCATGTGAAATCCTCTGACCTAATTAAGCAAGATACCAATGACAAATTAACAAATTTATCCCGACAAAAGTGTGCTGATGAGTTACCTGCTTAATGCCAGAATCATATGCTAGAGACATCTCTAGCTTTTGCTAAAATAAAACACATCAAGCTACAACATAAATTGGATTTTGTTAAGAGTAGAAGAACCCAATATAATTAAATTATTgtgttaccaaaatataattgCGTTGATGTCTTATAAATTTGTTGCGTGAATTTGGTTGGGCTTGGTCCTCAAAAGAATAATTTTCTCTAGAATATTGGTTATTACATACAGTACATGTTTATTAGATGGGTTAgtaatatgatttttttatgtACTCAATCCAAGACCCACAAATGAAGAAACCCATAAATGTTGTCCATTGTAATCCAACAAAAGGGGATAAGGTAGCAACATTCCTTCTACATAGCATGATTAAAGTGTAGCAATTGACAAAGCAAAAATAGTAGAAAATGAGCATAAGAAAAACTCTGCCGttctaaaaggaaaaaaaaaatcagctagaTCAAAccatcaaaatacatgaaacTCAGCAAACCACCATGAGCATTGACACTACAATGCGATAAACAAAACCCACCAATCTTCCTTACAAACTCATGTCAAGAAACCTGGAATGAAGCATAAATCatgataaaaggaaaagaaaaactaaggGAATAAGATCGGtaataaaaagaacaaatatgTAGTTTCCACATCATTGTTATTTCTCATAcactgaagaaaaaaaaaactaattcgtatttaatttttttattgttcataTTTTCACACTCTCCCTGCATATATAGCACGGGTTGTATATACTCATGATTAAGATTAataatcatgattttaaactttCGATTACGTCGGGCAATGTTAGGATTAATATTCTCACTATTCATCTTGTAAATGGGACACAATAAAACGAAGATACTTGCCggagacaaacaaacaaacgaagAAGAATAGAATCGGAAGCAGTAGTGTAAATAACCAACTAACCTGGAATGGGTTGAAGTAGTGGCGTTGGTGGTAGACACGTCgaggagagagagcaagaggagGGGTAAAATACTTTTGGTTCTATAATTTTAGTAGAGAGGTAACTTCCAAAAATTTCCCATCCTTTTGGCGATTTCCGATTGTCGAATTGCTTCAATTGgtttaaaaaagaaatgtttGTAATTTGTGTATTGGTCAGCCTGTGCTATCCCACAAATTGAGATAGGTATACGGTCAAATTGTttcaattgatttgaaaatggaaatGTTTTTGTATATATGTCTTATACTTAAAACGTGACTATAAATTATGCCTTAATTAATAGGATCCCACAAATTATGCCTTAATTAATGGATCCCACAAATTACGTTGTTTGGAAAGTTATCCCACAATTTAAGGAGTTAGCTAACATACGAAAAATTAAGAAAAGGGAGAGGAGGGTTATTCATGATTCTATCCGTATAAGCCAACGGTCTAGATTTATGCAGAGAGATAAATCTGGAGCAttggttatcttttggattcaaacacagctctgttttattatatagattattAAGATCTATTATGTATATGTTATCTCCAGGGTCTTAGGGGCAACGGGAGGGGTTTTGAACTCTAGACCTGTATGAACATAATACAAGCTCTTAACCACTTGAGTTAGCTTGAAAGTTTAACCGAAGTACAGTATTCTTCTGCATTATTGACGGTAAGTAGTGTCTATGATTGGATGCTTAAAAGTTAAAATCTTCTGCATTATTGACGGTAAGTAGTGTCTATGATTGGAtgcttaaaaattaaaatcaactGGCTATTATAATAGCTCGTCACATGATCTCCCACAACGTATATTCTGGCTCATCTTcttctctactactccatttatCTTTCTTCTTATTTAGGTTACTGTTAGCGAACATTCCTTAGTTTTTATGCTTGATTCTTGGACCTCCCTTTGAGAACTAGACTAGAAATACTGTTACCCAAAAGTTTCAATCGGGAGTCCAGAATACAAATTTTATTACATTTACACAAGAACTGAATTACAATATAATGAAATTACAAAACCGAAATGAGAACCGAAATACTGAATATGGATTTGTGAACCGAAACCTGTGTTGCACACGGtgtccttaaaacagattcaccGCCTACCGGAGGGTGTTGAGGTTGCTCGGCGTCTGTCTTCCAGGAGTGATCCAGCTCGGACCACGAACGTCGGAACACCACCGAAGAACGTCTTGGCGAACTAACTCAgcgtctgtctctctctcacactataTCAGAATGCTAGTGAATTCTTGGGTGAATTGGTGTAGAACTATGCTGTGAAATgctccttttataggcagagCTTGACCCTAATAATGCTGCCTGGCCTTCAATACGTGAAGTAAATGGCAGAATGAATGGGGGAAAAACCCCCACAATGAATAGAGGTAATCCCCACCATGAATATGGGGAAGTAAAGGCCACCCAATCCAttcaaatttccaacaaatACAACCACTTGAGCAAAGTCTTCAAGTTCATTCCTACTAAAAAAAAGTCCGCAGATGTAACTCCTGCAACTAAACTCTCTTAAGAGATTTTGGTGGGCTTATTTGTACGGATGGTCCTCaaagtattttcaaaatgtCAATTTCGTTCCCATTATACAAAATGCGTCTATTAAGTCCCCAACGTTAACAATCCGCATTTAAAAGGTCCCTGAGCCAAACTCTGTTACCAGTT
It encodes:
- the LOC131328025 gene encoding glutamyl-tRNA reductase 2-like, with protein sequence MAASSGFTISFATKMESNCLPHAHRTLSSSVAHLPPSPVRVFNNNPLRIKTASSDRGSAFVPRRDAFASNALVRGDEVGMKPMNFAALDMLKTSAADRYTKDRSCIVVIGLNVHTAPVEMREKLSIPEAQWPQAISELCALNHIDEAAVLSTCNRIEIYVVALSQQRGVKEVTDWMSKVSGVPVSELCQHQFLLYNKDATNHLFEVSAGLDSVVLGEGQILAQVKQVVKSGQGVPGFGRKVSGLFKHAITVGKRVRSETNISTGSVSVSSAAVDLALMKLLESSYANVRVLVVGAGKMGKLVIKHLVARGCTKMVVVNRAEDKVAAICQNIKDVQITYKPLSEMSACAAEADVVFTSTASETPLFLKEQVQTFPPVSDQMGGKRLFIDISVPRNVESCVSDLETACVFNVDDLKEVVEANKEDRLRKSMEAQGIIKEEVKQFEAWKDSLETVPTIKKLRAYAERIRASEVDKCLSRMGDGITKEEKSAIYDLSMSIVNKLLHGPMQHLRCDGNDNQSLNEILANMHALNRIFGLDTDMSELEQKIRAKMEQTQK